The Mercenaria mercenaria strain notata chromosome 10, MADL_Memer_1, whole genome shotgun sequence genome contains a region encoding:
- the LOC123561029 gene encoding loricrin-like, with protein sequence MIRSMKKEFQRQVVIEVVMEGVWWWWKWSGSGSVGGGNSSGSSVGGCDNGGSSDGSSISGCGVESGGSGGDRSSGGGGSGSSGGGSGSSGGGGSSGGECSGSNCSGDGSGSSGGDSGCGGNSGGGSSGGGGCSGSNGSGGGSGSSSSGGSSRSSGGGSGGSSNYFFGGHFAKKAKRLPSCPLHSKLQSRTKNILKRQSLNDIVKKLQKGKAAALDTEACTR encoded by the exons ATGATCAGAAGCATGAAAAAGGAATTTCAAAGGCAAGTAGTGATTGAGGTTGTGATGGAGGGAGTg tggtggtggtggaagTGGAGTGGTAGCGGTAGTGTCGGTGGTGGTaatagtagtggtagtagtgttGGTGGATGTGATAATGGTGGTAGTAGTGATGGTAGTAGTATAAGTGGTTGTGGTGTTGAaagtggtggtagtggtggtgatAGAAGTAGTGGCGGTGGTGGAAGTGGTAGCAGTGGTGGTGGcagtggtagtagtggtggtg gtggtagtagtggtggtgaATGTAGTGGTAGTAATTGTAGTGGTgatggtagtggtagtagtggtggtgatAGTGGTTGTGGTGGTaatagtggtggtggtagtagtggtggtggtggatGTAGTGGTAGTaatggtagtggtggtggtagtggtagtagtagtagtggtggtagtaGCAGAAGTAGTGGTGGTGGCAGTGGTGGTAGTTCGAACTACTTTTTTGGTGGCCATTTC GCAAAGAaagcaaagagactaccatcatgcccactccactcaaaactccaGAGCAGAACTAAGAACAtactgaaacgacagagtctcaacgATATCGTCAAAAAACTGCAGAAAGGAAAGGCAGCAGCACTAGACACAGAGGCTTGTacccgatga